Proteins from a single region of Gordonia hongkongensis:
- a CDS encoding zinc-dependent metalloprotease: MSDLPFGFSSSGDGDDDRDKNSGDKNKPGDNPGGNPFGGANPFGFGGGQGFGGGPGGDFDPSKFDPNMIGQMFSQLGNMFSGMGAGMAGGGNGPVNYSVATNLARQQIGSFTPILEKEISASADAVRLADVWLDDATNFPSGVTQTVAWTPVQWLEESMDTWKGLCDPVAEQLARTWQDNLPAEAAQFAGPMIGMLTQMSGMAFGTQLGQGLGQLAKEVLTSTDVGLPLAPEGIAVLLPEAIAKFAEGLEQPAQEIIVFLAAREAAHVRLFTHVGWLRQRLLTTVEEYARGISIDFSGITDATAGIDPTQLLSDPSKLEEIISSSTSFEPTTTPEQKAALGRLETLLALIEGWVEQVVTRALGDRIPSTGALTETMRRRRASGGPAEQTFATLVGLELRPRKVREASELWRRALEATDVATRDGVWAHPDLLPDADDLDNPAGFIDRLLGGDDLDDPIAQLEKTIAEEKARDATDESRNDDGGESARGGS; encoded by the coding sequence ATGAGTGATCTGCCCTTCGGCTTCTCGTCGTCCGGTGACGGCGATGACGACCGCGACAAGAACAGCGGTGACAAGAACAAGCCGGGCGACAATCCCGGTGGCAACCCGTTCGGCGGGGCCAACCCGTTCGGATTCGGGGGCGGGCAGGGGTTCGGCGGCGGTCCCGGCGGCGACTTCGACCCCTCGAAGTTCGATCCCAACATGATCGGCCAGATGTTCTCGCAACTGGGCAACATGTTCAGCGGTATGGGCGCGGGCATGGCGGGTGGCGGAAACGGTCCGGTGAACTACTCGGTCGCGACCAATCTCGCCCGCCAGCAGATCGGTTCGTTCACCCCGATCCTCGAGAAGGAGATCTCGGCCTCGGCCGACGCGGTCCGGCTCGCCGACGTCTGGCTCGACGACGCGACGAATTTCCCCAGCGGCGTCACCCAGACGGTGGCGTGGACACCGGTCCAATGGCTCGAGGAGTCGATGGACACGTGGAAGGGTTTGTGCGACCCGGTCGCCGAGCAGCTGGCCCGGACCTGGCAGGACAACCTCCCCGCCGAGGCGGCCCAGTTCGCCGGCCCGATGATCGGGATGCTGACCCAGATGAGCGGCATGGCGTTCGGCACCCAGCTCGGACAGGGGCTCGGTCAGCTCGCCAAGGAGGTGCTGACGTCGACCGACGTCGGGCTGCCGCTGGCGCCCGAGGGGATCGCCGTCCTGCTCCCCGAGGCGATCGCCAAGTTCGCCGAGGGTCTGGAGCAGCCGGCGCAGGAGATCATCGTCTTCCTCGCCGCGCGCGAGGCCGCCCATGTGCGCCTGTTCACCCACGTCGGCTGGCTGCGTCAGCGGTTGCTGACCACCGTCGAGGAATACGCCCGCGGCATCAGTATCGATTTCAGCGGTATCACCGACGCCACCGCCGGGATCGACCCGACCCAATTGCTCTCCGACCCTTCGAAACTCGAGGAGATCATCAGTTCGTCGACGTCGTTCGAGCCGACCACGACACCTGAGCAGAAAGCGGCCCTCGGCCGTCTCGAGACCCTCCTCGCCCTGATCGAGGGCTGGGTGGAGCAGGTCGTGACCCGAGCGCTCGGCGACCGGATCCCGAGTACCGGGGCACTCACCGAGACCATGCGGCGTCGGCGCGCGTCGGGCGGGCCGGCCGAGCAGACATTCGCAACCCTCGTCGGTCTCGAGCTTCGGCCCCGCAAGGTCCGCGAGGCGTCGGAGCTGTGGCGCCGCGCGCTGGAGGCCACCGACGTCGCGACCAGGGACGGCGTGTGGGCACACCCTGATCTGCTGCCGGATGCCGACGACCTCGACAACCCTGCGGGTTTCATCGACCGGCTCCTGGGCGGCGACGACCTCGACGACCCGATCGCACAGCTCGAGAAGACCATCGCCGAGGAGAAGGCGCGCGACGCCACCGACGAGTCCCGTAACGATGACGGCGGCGAATCGGCACGAGGCGGATCGTAG
- a CDS encoding ABC1 kinase family protein — MTDITKGQGRRNAKLASLPIGMAGRAAAGFGKRMVGRDKDEVNQELLEKSAEQLFAVLGELKGGAMKVGQALSIMEAAIPDEFGEPFREALTKLQADAPPMPAAKVHKVLDQQLGTRWRERFREFSDEPAASASIGQVHKGIWSDGREVAVKVQYPGADHALKADLKTLSRMSGLLQRLSPGTDVKAMMDELIDRTEAELDYLGEADNQRAFAKAYDGHPDFLIPKVVASAPKVVVSEWVDGVPLSKIITTGDQQTRDDAAAKMAEFEVGSPYRVGLLHGDPHPGNFFRATDGRFGVLDFGAVGHYPEGLPPETGPILRLARDKKYDELKELMISAEFIRPSHANKVTSADLEAYLRPYVDPLYSESFHFTRKWMQRAAGKATDVRGEVYKTSRNLNVPKRFVMVFRVLGGCVGIASQLEAHAPYRAIMEEWVPGLGD; from the coding sequence ATGACCGACATCACCAAAGGACAGGGTCGCCGCAACGCGAAACTGGCCTCTCTTCCGATCGGTATGGCCGGGCGGGCTGCTGCCGGTTTCGGCAAGCGCATGGTCGGAAGGGACAAGGACGAGGTCAACCAGGAGCTCCTGGAGAAGTCCGCCGAACAACTGTTCGCCGTTCTCGGCGAACTCAAGGGCGGCGCCATGAAGGTCGGGCAGGCGCTCTCGATCATGGAAGCCGCGATCCCCGACGAGTTCGGCGAGCCGTTCCGCGAAGCGCTCACCAAGTTGCAGGCCGACGCCCCGCCCATGCCGGCCGCGAAGGTCCACAAGGTGCTCGACCAGCAGCTCGGCACCCGGTGGCGCGAGCGTTTCCGGGAATTCTCCGACGAGCCCGCGGCATCGGCGTCGATCGGACAAGTACACAAAGGAATCTGGTCGGACGGCCGTGAGGTCGCGGTCAAGGTCCAGTACCCCGGGGCCGACCACGCACTGAAGGCCGATCTGAAGACCCTGTCCCGCATGTCCGGACTCCTGCAGCGCCTGTCCCCCGGCACCGACGTCAAGGCGATGATGGACGAACTCATCGACCGGACCGAGGCCGAGCTCGATTACCTCGGCGAGGCCGACAATCAGCGCGCCTTCGCCAAGGCCTACGACGGCCATCCCGACTTCCTCATCCCCAAGGTCGTCGCGAGTGCACCCAAGGTCGTCGTCTCGGAGTGGGTCGACGGCGTCCCGCTGTCGAAGATCATCACCACCGGGGACCAGCAGACCCGCGACGACGCCGCCGCGAAGATGGCCGAATTCGAGGTCGGCTCGCCGTACCGGGTCGGACTCCTCCACGGCGATCCGCATCCGGGCAACTTCTTCCGGGCCACCGACGGGCGGTTCGGCGTACTCGACTTCGGTGCGGTCGGCCACTATCCGGAAGGCCTCCCGCCCGAGACCGGACCGATTCTCCGTCTGGCGCGGGACAAGAAGTACGACGAACTCAAAGAACTCATGATCTCCGCCGAGTTCATCCGCCCGTCCCACGCGAACAAGGTGACGAGTGCCGACCTCGAGGCCTACCTGCGTCCCTACGTCGATCCGCTCTACAGCGAGTCGTTCCACTTCACCCGGAAGTGGATGCAGCGGGCCGCGGGCAAGGCCACCGATGTTCGCGGCGAGGTGTACAAGACGTCACGAAACCTGAACGTGCCCAAGCGTTTCGTGATGGTCTTCCGCGTACTCGGGGGCTGCGTCGGCATCGCCTCGCAGCTCGAGGCGCATGCCCCGTACCGGGCCATCATGGAGGAGTGGGTCCCCGGCCTGGGCGACTGA
- a CDS encoding WhiB family transcriptional regulator, protein MTVECVLESCMSADRAATARLDLPCQIADADLWFAEDPRDLERAKAMCAECPLRAQCLQAALDRSEPWGVWGGEIFERGAVIARKRPRGRPRKNVA, encoded by the coding sequence ATGACTGTCGAATGCGTCCTCGAGTCCTGTATGTCGGCGGACCGCGCAGCGACCGCCCGGCTCGACCTGCCCTGCCAGATCGCCGACGCAGATCTGTGGTTCGCCGAAGACCCCCGTGACCTCGAGCGTGCCAAGGCCATGTGCGCCGAATGCCCGTTGCGGGCCCAGTGCCTGCAGGCCGCACTCGATCGATCCGAGCCCTGGGGGGTCTGGGGAGGCGAGATCTTCGAGCGCGGAGCCGTCATCGCACGCAAGCGTCCCCGCGGTCGCCCGCGTAAGAACGTTGCATGA
- a CDS encoding ATP-dependent helicase: MDAVPHPTSAAKPESPRRAAVSASGGAVEGLDPEQSAAVLAPRGPVCVLAGAGTGKTRTVTRRIAHLVDTGQVNPGQVLAVTFTARAAGEMRTRLRSLGVGGTGGSVAAQTFHAAAMRQLRYFWPRAFGDARWELLDNKFPLISRAARRSGLDTSTDTLRDLSSEIEWAKASLISPENYVEAVGRLGRESPAPPPKVAAVYGHYEDAKVSPDGDRLLDFDDMLIYMTQILTVEPGAADEFRSRYRCFVVDEYQDVTPVQQGLLDAWLGERDDLTVVGDANQTIYTFTGASPNHLLDFSRRFPEATVVRLERDYRSTPQVVDLANRVIGAARGRIAGTRLQLIGQRPPGPAPQFAEYDDEPAAATAIAIEIKHLIRSGVAPAEIAILYRVNAQSENYEQALTEVGIPYQVRGGEAFFARTEVRQAMRQLATVAGREVRPDVELLDVVRAVLGELGLSEEQPSGAQARSRWESLKALVQLTEDMVAENPELTLPQLSAELAARAEARHPPTVQGVTLSSLHAAKGLEWDAVFLVGLTDGSLPISQAIKGSWEEVEEERRLFYVGVTRAREHLHLSWALARNEGGRARRRSRFLADLVPDDSPASPIAKERAPRRGPTCRVCGSRLMDSTATLLGRCAGCPSDLDEGLLVSLKEWRRERAQEKKVPAFVVFSDKTLTAIAEQRPTDTAALVAISGIGAKKVDEYGAEIIELVETAGQK, encoded by the coding sequence GTGGACGCCGTGCCTCATCCGACTTCTGCCGCGAAACCCGAGTCCCCGCGTCGTGCTGCGGTGTCGGCGAGTGGTGGCGCGGTCGAGGGACTCGACCCCGAGCAGAGCGCCGCAGTCCTGGCGCCGCGCGGACCGGTGTGCGTGCTGGCCGGGGCGGGCACGGGCAAGACCCGGACCGTCACCAGGCGCATCGCCCACCTCGTCGACACCGGCCAGGTCAATCCCGGCCAGGTCCTGGCGGTCACCTTCACCGCCCGCGCCGCCGGCGAGATGCGCACCCGCCTGCGCAGTCTCGGTGTCGGCGGTACGGGGGGCAGCGTCGCGGCCCAGACCTTCCACGCGGCCGCCATGCGTCAGCTGCGGTACTTCTGGCCGCGTGCCTTCGGTGACGCCCGGTGGGAGCTCCTGGACAACAAGTTCCCGCTCATCTCGCGGGCGGCTCGCCGCTCCGGCCTCGACACCTCGACCGACACGCTGCGAGACCTGTCGTCGGAGATCGAGTGGGCCAAGGCCTCGCTGATCTCACCGGAGAACTACGTCGAGGCGGTCGGCCGGCTCGGCCGCGAGTCCCCGGCACCGCCGCCGAAGGTCGCGGCCGTGTACGGGCACTACGAGGACGCCAAGGTCTCGCCCGACGGGGACCGGTTGCTCGATTTCGACGACATGCTCATCTACATGACCCAGATCCTCACCGTCGAACCGGGCGCCGCGGACGAATTCCGTTCGCGGTACCGGTGTTTCGTCGTCGACGAGTACCAGGACGTGACGCCGGTGCAGCAGGGTCTGCTGGACGCCTGGCTCGGGGAACGCGACGACCTGACGGTCGTCGGTGACGCCAACCAGACGATCTACACGTTCACCGGTGCCTCGCCGAACCATCTCTTGGATTTCAGTCGCCGGTTCCCGGAGGCCACGGTCGTCCGTCTCGAGCGCGACTACCGGTCCACCCCGCAGGTCGTCGATCTGGCGAACCGCGTCATCGGCGCCGCCCGGGGGCGCATCGCGGGAACCCGCCTGCAGCTCATCGGACAGCGCCCGCCCGGGCCGGCGCCGCAGTTCGCCGAGTACGACGACGAGCCCGCCGCCGCGACGGCGATCGCCATCGAGATCAAACACCTCATCAGATCGGGGGTCGCGCCCGCCGAGATCGCGATCCTGTACCGCGTCAACGCACAGTCCGAGAACTACGAGCAGGCCCTGACCGAGGTGGGCATCCCGTACCAGGTGCGCGGCGGCGAGGCGTTCTTCGCGCGCACCGAGGTCCGGCAGGCCATGCGGCAGCTCGCGACGGTCGCTGGCCGCGAGGTCAGACCCGACGTGGAGCTCCTCGACGTCGTACGCGCGGTGCTGGGCGAGCTGGGTCTCAGCGAGGAGCAGCCGTCCGGTGCGCAGGCGCGCAGCCGGTGGGAATCACTGAAAGCGCTGGTCCAGCTGACCGAGGACATGGTCGCCGAGAACCCGGAACTGACGCTGCCGCAACTGTCGGCCGAACTCGCCGCCCGCGCCGAGGCGCGCCATCCCCCGACGGTGCAGGGCGTGACGTTGTCGTCGCTGCACGCGGCCAAGGGACTCGAGTGGGATGCGGTGTTCCTCGTCGGACTCACCGACGGGTCGCTGCCCATCAGCCAGGCGATCAAGGGGTCCTGGGAAGAGGTCGAGGAAGAGCGGCGACTGTTCTATGTCGGAGTGACGCGTGCCCGCGAGCACCTGCACCTGTCGTGGGCCCTGGCCCGCAACGAGGGCGGCCGTGCCCGGCGTCGCTCGCGGTTCCTCGCCGACCTCGTGCCCGACGACTCGCCCGCGTCGCCGATCGCGAAGGAGCGCGCGCCCCGCCGCGGACCGACCTGCCGGGTCTGCGGTTCCCGGTTGATGGATTCGACCGCGACGCTGCTCGGTCGCTGCGCCGGGTGCCCGTCGGATCTGGACGAAGGACTGCTGGTCTCGCTCAAGGAGTGGCGTCGCGAGCGGGCCCAGGAGAAAAAGGTGCCGGCCTTCGTCGTCTTCTCCGACAAGACCCTCACCGCGATCGCCGAGCAACGACCGACCGATACCGCTGCGCTGGTGGCGATCTCGGGAATCGGGGCGAAGAAGGTCGACGAGTACGGCGCCGAGATCATCGAACTCGTCGAAACCGCAGGTCAAAAATAG
- a CDS encoding mycoredoxin: protein MSNVIDDEAGARTSDSGELTMYTTSWCGFCARLKRGLKSSGISWQEIDIELNPDAAEFVGSVNGGNHVVPTVLYADGTTATNPSIADVKAKLGV from the coding sequence ATGAGCAACGTGATCGACGACGAGGCCGGCGCCCGCACCTCCGACTCCGGTGAGCTGACCATGTACACCACGTCGTGGTGCGGCTTCTGCGCGCGCCTCAAGCGCGGCCTCAAGAGCAGCGGTATCAGCTGGCAGGAGATCGACATCGAGCTGAACCCGGACGCCGCCGAATTCGTGGGCAGCGTGAACGGCGGCAACCATGTCGTCCCGACCGTCCTCTACGCCGACGGCACCACCGCCACCAACCCGTCGATCGCCGACGTGAAGGCGAAGCTGGGCGTCTGA
- a CDS encoding IS110 family transposase, translated as MTRFRGIVRRDHAVAAIDLASNKQVVAVVDHDSRIVARRTFHCAPPQLATAIEWSRTAAAAAGFAGIVIACEPTGHRWKTVRDLTAAVGVQMVCVQPIAVSRARETEDFTHDKSDDKDALLIARLTTQLHLYLPEHADEQWSRLRHLGVRRSQQLTRRSAAQQQARDLLESSWPEALDCAGQPFKSVTWLAAMAVIGADPTPLTAQSSRDQAVAWLREQVRAELPRWGGRRVTTRILVALVDAAFATETTITGEAGALERARYALDDFGHARTACEQVEHLMIEVLTGLGVVCHEHGTTVS; from the coding sequence TTGACCCGGTTCCGGGGGATCGTGCGCCGCGACCACGCGGTCGCAGCGATCGATCTGGCATCGAACAAACAGGTCGTCGCGGTGGTCGATCACGACTCCCGCATCGTGGCGCGCCGCACGTTTCACTGCGCGCCACCACAGTTGGCCACCGCGATCGAGTGGAGCCGTACCGCCGCTGCTGCTGCGGGGTTTGCCGGCATCGTCATCGCGTGTGAACCGACCGGGCATCGCTGGAAAACCGTCCGAGACCTCACCGCTGCGGTCGGGGTGCAGATGGTGTGCGTGCAACCGATCGCCGTCTCTCGCGCCCGGGAGACCGAAGACTTCACCCACGACAAATCCGACGACAAAGACGCCCTGCTGATCGCACGGTTGACCACCCAACTCCACCTCTACCTACCCGAACACGCCGACGAGCAATGGAGCAGGCTACGCCACCTCGGTGTGCGCCGATCCCAGCAACTCACCCGCCGTAGCGCAGCCCAACAACAAGCCCGCGATCTGCTCGAGAGCAGCTGGCCAGAAGCGCTCGACTGCGCCGGGCAGCCGTTCAAATCGGTGACCTGGCTGGCCGCGATGGCCGTCATCGGCGCTGACCCGACACCCCTGACCGCCCAGAGCAGCCGCGACCAGGCGGTGGCGTGGCTACGGGAGCAGGTGCGCGCCGAGCTGCCCCGCTGGGGTGGGCGTCGGGTCACCACCCGCATCCTGGTCGCACTCGTCGACGCCGCCTTCGCGACCGAGACCACGATCACCGGCGAGGCTGGTGCGTTGGAACGGGCCCGCTACGCTCTCGACGATTTCGGGCACGCCCGCACCGCCTGCGAGCAGGTCGAACACCTCATGATCGAGGTCCTCACCGGGCTGGGTGTCGTCTGCCATGAGCATGGGACCACTGTGAGCTGA
- the istA gene encoding IS21 family transposase, protein MAFREISVNEIREVLRLWLGTAALPSPGLRTIAEHAGVDRKTVRRYVVAAQSAGLNRGDTAADIDDELIAAVVDIVRPDRPHGLGTAWERLLPHEEQITRWVAGDGEQKPLTITKIEVLLARQGCTVPYRTLHRFATERCGFGRTDLTVRVVDGEPGIECQVDFGYLGMLTDPEDGRTRKVHALIFTAVYSRHMFVWLTYSQTLVAVIAGCEAAWKFFGGVFAVLIPDNLKPVVITADPINPRFSDGWLDYSGHVGFITDPARVRSPKDKPRVERVVQYVRNNFWAGEHFTNLTQAQEAVVHWCTNTAGKRIHGTTCARPLEVFDDTELSVLLPVPAVYDVPVFKEVKVHRDFHAEVGRALYSLPQQWIGSTLSVRADTELVKFYHRGILVKVHPRRPPGGRSTDRSDLPEHKSDYALRDVTSLIAKCTAHGPNIGIYAERILDDPLPWTRIRSVYRLQGLIRRYGAERVERACSLSLDLDVVSVTKISSMLERATETTSPELPKAVGHNTSRFMRDPSEFNTATNTPALSVVVDTDGYENTETP, encoded by the coding sequence ATGGCTTTTCGGGAGATCAGTGTGAACGAGATCAGAGAAGTATTGCGACTGTGGCTCGGGACGGCCGCTCTGCCGTCGCCTGGGTTACGCACGATCGCAGAGCACGCCGGCGTGGACCGCAAGACCGTCCGACGCTACGTCGTTGCCGCTCAGTCGGCCGGCTTGAACCGAGGCGACACCGCAGCCGACATCGACGACGAGTTGATCGCAGCGGTCGTCGACATCGTCCGTCCTGACCGACCCCACGGGCTCGGCACAGCGTGGGAACGGTTGCTCCCACATGAGGAGCAGATCACCAGGTGGGTGGCAGGGGACGGTGAACAGAAGCCGTTGACGATTACGAAAATCGAGGTGCTGCTTGCCCGTCAGGGCTGCACGGTGCCGTACAGGACACTGCACCGGTTCGCCACCGAACGGTGTGGGTTTGGTCGCACGGACCTCACCGTCCGGGTCGTCGACGGCGAACCGGGTATCGAGTGCCAGGTCGATTTCGGGTATCTGGGGATGCTCACCGATCCCGAGGATGGTCGGACCCGCAAGGTCCACGCCCTGATCTTCACCGCCGTCTACAGCCGACACATGTTCGTGTGGCTGACGTACTCGCAGACACTCGTCGCGGTGATCGCCGGATGCGAGGCGGCATGGAAGTTCTTCGGCGGAGTGTTTGCTGTCCTGATCCCGGACAATCTCAAACCTGTAGTGATTACCGCAGATCCGATCAATCCGCGTTTCAGCGATGGCTGGCTCGACTACAGCGGCCACGTCGGTTTCATCACCGACCCCGCGCGGGTCCGGTCACCGAAAGACAAGCCCCGTGTAGAACGGGTCGTGCAGTATGTGCGCAACAACTTCTGGGCCGGTGAACATTTCACCAACCTCACCCAAGCGCAAGAAGCCGTTGTGCATTGGTGCACGAACACGGCGGGAAAGAGGATTCACGGCACCACGTGCGCGCGGCCGCTGGAGGTCTTCGACGACACCGAATTGTCGGTGCTGTTGCCGGTGCCGGCGGTCTACGATGTACCGGTCTTCAAAGAAGTCAAAGTTCATCGCGACTTCCACGCAGAGGTCGGTAGGGCACTGTATTCGCTGCCACAGCAGTGGATCGGCTCGACGCTGTCGGTGCGCGCAGACACCGAACTGGTGAAGTTCTACCACCGCGGCATATTGGTGAAGGTTCACCCACGCAGACCACCGGGTGGCCGAAGCACCGACCGCAGCGACCTGCCCGAACACAAGTCAGACTACGCACTCCGCGATGTCACCTCCCTGATCGCCAAGTGCACCGCCCACGGACCAAACATCGGTATCTACGCCGAACGAATCCTCGATGATCCGCTGCCGTGGACGCGGATCCGCAGCGTCTACCGGCTGCAGGGGCTCATCCGCCGCTACGGAGCCGAGCGGGTCGAGCGCGCCTGCTCACTGTCACTGGATCTCGACGTCGTCTCGGTCACCAAGATTTCCTCCATGCTCGAACGCGCCACCGAGACGACCTCGCCGGAACTACCGAAAGCAGTTGGACACAACACATCACGGTTTATGCGTGACCCGTCCGAATTCAACACTGCCACAAACACACCCGCACTATCCGTCGTCGTGGACACCGACGGATACGAGAACACGGAGACCCCTTGA